A region of the Bryobacteraceae bacterium genome:
TTGTACTCGAACACGTCGCAATACAGCTTGTGGAACGGATAATAAGTGAACAAATGGTGAACAAACAGTAGCGCGGCGCGCGCCGCGATTCCTTTGCTGCGGCTGCCCGGCTCCACGAATGCGGTGACAAAGGCGTAGCCATCCAGCAGATTGGCCTCGTACGAGTAGATGAAGCCCACCCGCCGGCCGGAGTGGAGAATCATAAAAAACAGGTGAAAGTAGCTGCGCAGGCGCGCTGTAAGAGCCTGAACAAACTCCTCTTGCGAGAGGATGTCTTTACGCATCGTCCACAGGTGTAATGAGGAAGGATCGGCCTCCCACTGATGCAGGAGTTCCAAATCGGTGCGGCACAGCGGGGCCAGGGACAAGCCCCGGCAAGCGAGCCCGACTGGCGACACTGTCGGGTATGTCTGCGAGACGCAATCAGAAGGCATTATCGGCGGCATTTCGCTCTTCTCCTTAAGTTGGCGCTCAAACCCAAGACCCGATCCCGGGCCCGCCCCAGAGAGCGGACCCGAGATCGGGGGCCCGCTACTTCGATGAGGTGCGGTAAAGATCCTCTATTCCGCTTCTGTAAGGACCGGGGCAACCGCGGTGTAGAAGCTCCCAAATCGGATCGATGCCGACGCCACTCTTGTTCTCGACCACTTCCACCCAAGCAAAGGGTAGCAGCCCCTCCCCACGGTTGACCCATTGCTGAAGAACATCAAATTCGAAATCCTTCCTGTACATGTAGCCTCCTTAATGGAGTCCAAAGGACTCATCAGTGAATACGGCTCGGCCCCAACGGACCTTACAGCGCCTTATGCCGCGCGTACCCGCTGTAAGAGATCGGCCGCCCACACCGTTTAATCCGATGAGTTGCTGTTTTCGGAGGTAACGATGGCTGCATGGGAATGGCGGCAAGAACGAAGCGAATCCGAACCCGGCTCGGTCATTGAGGTTCCAGGCTTGCCCGAACTCTTTGAGCAACTTTGCGTGGCCTATCCGATGCTTTCGCGGGACTCGGTGCGCCGCCTACTCCGCCTGCCCCCGCAGATTCTGGCGCAAACCCGTGACGCTGCCAAGCAAGCGGAACCATGCCCCAAGGTGGGCATGCCTGACGGGAGAACATAGCCCGCAATGTTGCAGATCCCATACGTACATATTGAGCCATCCTGTAACCAATGGCGCGCCGCGGTCGGTTTCCGGCTAACTGAACTGCTCTCCCAGCGCCTCGAGGGAGACAATGTCGCCGCGCGCATGCGCCTGTTGGCGGACGTTCACCAGCGCAGCGCGCGTCTGGCGGAGCTAATCGCAGCCCTGGAAGGGCCGGTGTCGGTTGAGATCCACCTGGCAAGTTGGCCGTCCCTGGAAGCCGAGCGCTCCGGCAAAATCGCGATCGCCCTCAGGCTCACTGTCGAAGCGGCGGCGCAGGATGCAGCGGTAAGCACTTGCCTCTCGCACTACATCGGCCTGCAAGCTGCGCTCGCAACGCACTGGCAGGAAGCTTGGTTCACCCCACTTGCCGACGGCGCCGAGTTCCGGACGATGTTCCGCCCTTTCGCGCCCTATGCGGCAGTCAGCCTGGAGCGCAGGAGGGCGCGGCTAACGCTGGGTGAACCCTTCCGTTGTGACTCGGAACCAATTGGTTTCCATCCCCAGTCTCGACCCGGCTCGGCGCCGCTGGTCGTGGAACATTTGTTCCCATGGACGCCCAGTGGCGATGACTGGAATTCGCTGCTGGCAATGCTGCTCGGTTGGCCCACTCCCCAGTGGCTTGTTGTGCGGATGGTAACCCCGGTCAAGGCCGAGCCCCACCTGGAGCAGTTGCGGACGACCCTGAAAAGCTGCGAACAGTTCTTGGCCGGGGCTGCAAGCGACCAGGTAATCTTTGCCGCCCAAGCCGACCAACTCCGCCGCCTCAGCTTGGTGCGCCTCGCTGAACTGAACCATCGGGTGGTCGGCATGGCAGTGCTGCTATTGGCGCCAGGGGAAGTGGATCCGATGCTGGCCTCGAGCGTTGGGCAATGTATTTCGCCCGGTCCTGCCCGCGGTCCCGACAGCGAACTGCTTGCAGGCGGTTTCTCCGTCTCTCCTTGCTGTGTGCGGCGCGCTCGCGAACCGTTCTTTTTGCCGCATACCGAACCTTTCGCGCTAACCGAGGCCGCTTGCGCCTTCCGTCTGCCCTTGATCGCCGGCCGTGAGGACTTCGGACTGCCCGTGCGCAGAAGCCGGACGTTGCCGTCGGACTTGCCAAGGCCAGCAAGCACGGCGCCGGGCTTCCTGCTGGCAATTAACCGGCACCGGGGCGTTGACCGCCCCATTCGGGTTTCCTTGCACCACCGATTCAAGCACGAAATCATCCTGGGAATGACGGGAACCGGGAAGTCTACCCATCTCCACGAGCTAATTCAGCGTGACCTCGATGCGGGGCACGGGGTTTGCCTGATTGATCCTCACGGCGAGCTGGCCGACGCGCTGCTCGATCGTTTTCCGAGGCAAAGGGAGGAAGACCTGATCCTTATAGATTTGGCCGACCACGACTCGTGCCTGCCACTGAACTTCTTACGCTGGCGAACGATCCAAGAGAGAGACCTCGTCGTGGACGACCTCTATAACGCCTTTGACCGCATCTATGATCTTCAGAAAATGGGGGGCCCCATCTTCGAGCGCTATTTTCGGGGCGCACTGCGGCTGTTGATGGGCGATGACCCCGATGCCAAGCCCGTCTTCACGCTGTTGGAGCTGCCGCTGTTTTTCCAGAACAGGGATTTCCGCCAGTACCTGGTACGGCGGATCCGCGACCCGCAACTGGCCGATTTTGTCGAAGAGGCCGAGGCCGTAAGCCACTCTGACCAATGGAGTCTCCCCAATCTCGCGCCCTACATCACCGGCAAGTTTACGCGCTTCCTGCAAGACGACCTGCTCCGCCGCATTGTGGGTCACGGGGAGATGAAACTGGATTTCTGTCAAATACTGGACCAACAGAAAGTGCTGATCTTGAAGCTCGGCCGCGGGCGATTCGGAGCGCAAGCCACGGACATGCTCATGGGGATGCTGTTGAGCCGGTTTCGCTGCGTGGTGATGGCGCGGGCCGCGATCCCGCACGGCGGCCGCAGACCGTTTTTTCTGTATGTCGACGAAATCGGCTCACTGGCGAGCGATCCCAACTTCGCGCATCTGCTCTCGGAGGCCCGCAAGTATGAGTTGGGATTGGTGCTGGCCACGCAATACGCCAAACAGCTCGCGGGCGGCGGCTCGACCAACTTGCTGTCAGCCGTGCTGGGCAATGTGGGGACCGTAGCCTGCTTCCGGGTGGGGGTCGAGGATGCGGAGTTGCTGGCGCCGGTGTTTGCGCCCTATCTGACACCCCAGGACCTGATGGATCTGCCCAATTTTGAAGGCTACCTGCGACTTCATCTCAACCACAGCCCGACGCGCCCCTCGAGTATTGTGACGCAAAAGCTCGAGAGGCCCGTTCCGCCGGGCCGCGCCCGTGAGCTCAGCGAGCGGAACCGGGCCCGTTGGATGGTGACGGCGAAGGAATGCGAGGAACGGATAGCCGAGCGCCGACACTTTATACGACGGCTCTGACCCCGCGAGCCTCAAATGGCCGGCTGTTGAGCTGCTTGTTGAAGCGTCGTAAACTTGCCTTGAAAGGCTCGCATTCCATGGCGGTGAACACCCAACCATCCGATGAGGATCTGGTCCAGCGGTATTACGCGTGCGACGATGCAGCGTTAGATGAGTTGCAGGCGCGATACCGGCGTCAACTTTATGCATTTTTTACAAGTAGTTGCGGCGACGCGACAGAAGCAGAAGATCTCGCGCAGGAAACCTTAATAAAAATTATTTATACGAAAGGCAGAAACCAGGCTAGGTTCCAGCCGGGGAGCGGCTCTTTCCGCAACTGGCTTTTCAGCGTTGCGACTAACGTATTGTATGACGCCATCCGCAGGAAGCAGCCTACGAAGCCGCTAGCCGGGGATGAAAGGGAAGAGAGCGGTAAAGGACTACGTTCGTCCGGCAGGGGGTCGGTGGAGGATTCTGGCCCCGGCCCGGAGAAGCTTGCCATAGCCAACGAACTTCTGGACGTTCTGCTGGGTTGCCTTGTCCAACTCACGGATGACCGCCGCGACGCCGTGATCTTGGTATACCAACTGCGGTTCACTGCTGTGGAAGCCGGGGTCATCATGAATAGAGAGCCCAATGCGGTGTATCAGTTGCTGCACAATGCCATCAAAGATCTAAGGCCATGTTTGTGCAGCCACGGATACACATCCCGACAAGAAATAGATCCTGAGGCTTTGGAAACTGCCAACGCAGATAGGCTGGACGAGTTCATTTCAATGTTAAGCTCTGGAACGAAAATCCGTTTAAACACATGGCAACAGACACAACGACGTCAAAAGAAAGGGACCGAGTATGAGTAAAGATGAGATCACGCTGGCGGAAGCCTTGAGCCTACTCTGGGAGCGCGAGGTGCAAAACGCCCCGGATCGGCATCCCGCGCAGACCGACGCGTGCCTGCCTCTGCCGCGTTTTGCCCCGTGGGCCATCGAAGGGTGGACCGATGCGGAGCGGGCACACGTAGCAGGCTGCACCAGCTATTGCCAGCGCATGCTGGGATTGTTCTGGCGCGAGGACCATCCGCCCATCGAAGATCTGGTGGATTACGCCACGGGACGGTACCCTTACCGCGCGGCGATGGAGTTTCACTTGGAGCACGATGGCTGTCTGCGGTGTGGACTGCTGGTTCGCGTTCTCGCTAGCCTGGGGCAACTGTTGGGTGAGGTCCGGGGTCTGGCTGTGGCTTATTCTCAAGGTGTGGCGGCGCCGGTGGTGACCGAGGCAGCCACATTTGCCAAGCTCCGCAAGCCATTTTACTTGCGCCAGGCTTCCGAGGACGGCCAGCTGATCGTCACGCTGGTGGAAACGGATCCCCCGGAGCATGAGTTGAAGGTCCACGTCGAAGCGCCGCGCGTTACCGAACCGGGATGCAGGGCCCGGGTTACTCTGGCCGGCGAGACGGCCACGCTCGAGCAAGAGTTGGCGCTACAAAAGACCGAGTACGGTTGGGAGGCCTCAAGCTCGTTCGGCAAGTTCGAGGAGGCGGCTGCCCGGCTGGGCGCGGACTGGGTGCTGGTCGCGGCATTGATTTAGCACCCATGGCAGAGGGAGAGATGCTCATCGGGGAGTTGCAGCAGACGCTCTCGAAGCTAGATCAAGGGGAGTATCTCCTCTGGCAGATCCTAGCCGGGGGTTATGCCTTGCTGCCGCGGGCCTTGCGGGAGGCCATAAAAGCCGCTGAGCCCGATGCCGGGCTCATCTCCAAGCTGGAAACCTGCTACGAGCAACTCCAAAGCTCCGGTGCCAGCCAAGCGATCCAGAGATACTGGGCGGAGCTGAAGCAAAACGACATTGACGCAGACCGGCTGCACCGCAACGCCTGCGCGCTGGTGGCCACGACGCTGGCCTCGGCCTATGCCCGGCAGAGTCCGCTGACAAGAGAAAGCGTAGCGGGCGCCGAGAAGTGGGCGCAGAGAGCGGCCAAGCTATTGGGCGGTGGAGCTGAAGACAGTCTGCCAAGCTCGCTCGCCGAAGGCCTGAGCTGGACGAACCCGCCCTCGGCGAGGGATTTGCTCGAGCAGATCTATGCGCGCCTGGCAGAGGCAGGGTGGAAAGTCACCGCGGCGCGGCGGTGGAGCCTGTACTGGCTGGGCTGTGACCACGGAGAGCGCCGATTGCAAGTACCGGTGGCCTGCGTGGTCAACGGGCAGGGCCACTTGGGCGACTTGCATCTGGAGTGGCTGGCGGATCAGCCCAGGGTGCTGGTCGAGCACCCGGAGATGGCTCTGTGGCCCATCGAGCCGAGCTTTCTGGAAACCCTGGAGCAGGCGCATCTTGCAGCGGGAGGCGCCGTCGTCTGGCGCTTTGCCTTTCGCCAGCCTGAGCAATTAGGCCGGATCCCCTTGCGGGGGAACTCGGCCGGAGGGGCAGCGGCCGTGGGATTTCGGTTGCTCGCCCAAGGCGATCCCTATGATGCCGGGTGCGTGATTGTATCGGGGCTGACGCTTACGGATTGCCTGCAGGCCGTGGGCGACGAGCAAGCCAAGCTGCAAGCAGCCGCGCGGGCCGGCCTGAAGCGAGCGGTAGTGGCGCCGGGCACGACCCTCGATCAAGCGGCGCAGGAATCGCTCGTTAGCTCGGGTCTTCAGATCCAGTCGAAGCCCAACGTCGCAGAGGCCTGTCGCTTTGCGTCCGATCTGCCGCGATGGCTGATCGCCTACTTTGAGCAGGTAGCCGGGCAAGCCGATGCCGCCGCGCCGCCGTATCTGGCGGGGCGCAAGCCGAGCGAGCTTTATGTGGAGCCGGACGTGCTGGTGGGGGTGCGCCGGGCGAAGGTGCGCCGGCCGGGGGCGGAGACGGCTCCCGCTGCAGAGGAGTCTTCAGGGCCTCGTTATCTGCCGGACACGGTGCTGGAGGTGGGCGAGCAATACCCGTACGGGTTCGAGGTGGAGCAGAGCGAAGAGCGGCGGTCGTGGGAGCAAGCGCGGCGGAGGCTGGCGGACACGGATCGTGCGGCGGTGGTGCTGGGGCCGCCCGGACAGGGCAAGACGCAACTGGTGCGCATGACGGCGCGGGCTCTGGCGCTGGAGGCGAAGGCGGCCCTGATAGAACAGCGGGAAAGCTTCGACCGGGTGGAGCTGCCGGTGGTAGTGCGCTGCCAGGAGCTGGCTGGGTTATCCAGCGAGCAGGAACTGGAGCGGGGGCTGGAGCAGCTACTAGCGGATAAAGGGGTTGATCGGCAAACCGCCAGCTACGTGGCCGGACAGTGGAAGCAGAGTCGTTGCTGGCTGTTTCTGGACGGATTGGACGAGGTTGCCGACCCGGCGCAACTGCAAGAGCTGTGGCAAGTGCTCGCTCGTGGAGAATGCCGGGTGGTGCTGACCTCGCGGCCGTATGCCTATCGAGGCGGGTTGCCGTTTCGCCGGGTCGAATACCGGCTGGCGCCGCTGACCGGCAAGCAATGGCGGGAGCTGATCGGACGCTGGTATCGGGACGATGCGAACAGAGCTGCCAGCTTGCTCCAGCAGATCGGGACGTCGGCTGCGCTGGAGCAGATGGCGCAGAACCCGCTGCTGGTGACGTTTGTGTGCTGGGTGGCGGAGCGTCATTCTGTCACCGCCGAGATGAGCCGCAGCCAGCTTTACGACCGCATCGTGCGCGATCTGTTAGCAGTGGACCGGCAGGGGACGCAGGACTTATCTCGGGCCGAAGCACTGCTGCCGCTGGTGCGCGAGATTGCCTGGCAGTGGTTCGAGCAGAGCCAGGGCAGGCGAGCGCTCACACACGAGCGGCTACGCGGTTGGATTACGAAGAGCGACCACAGGCCTTTGCCCAAAGGGTTGATGGTGAAGGAGGTGGCAACTCTTGCCCCGGCGCAGCAGGCTGATGCGATCATCGAGGAGCTGTCGCGGGAGAAGCGCCTGCTGGCCGCCTTCGAGCACGGTGGGTACCTAGCTTATATCTTTCCGCACCGCTCGATTTTGGAGTACCTGGCGGCGGCTGAGCTGGTCAAAAAGCTCGAGGGCATGGACCAAGAGCGTTGGTGGAAGTTCGTAGACCGCGTGGCCTGGGACCCGGGCTGGGAAAATGTGCAGGTGTTTACTGCAGGGCAGTTGGGCCGGGAGGCGAACCGCCTAGTCACGCAGTTGCTCAAGGGCCGCGACGACATTTTGCGCCACCGGCTGGCGCTGGCGGCCGTGTGCCTGTCTGAGGTACCGGCGGGAATTCGGGACAAGGTTATGGCCAATCAAATCACTCGGCAGGTGTGGGATCTGT
Encoded here:
- a CDS encoding RNA polymerase sigma factor, whose translation is MAVNTQPSDEDLVQRYYACDDAALDELQARYRRQLYAFFTSSCGDATEAEDLAQETLIKIIYTKGRNQARFQPGSGSFRNWLFSVATNVLYDAIRRKQPTKPLAGDEREESGKGLRSSGRGSVEDSGPGPEKLAIANELLDVLLGCLVQLTDDRRDAVILVYQLRFTAVEAGVIMNREPNAVYQLLHNAIKDLRPCLCSHGYTSRQEIDPEALETANADRLDEFISMLSSGTKIRLNTWQQTQRRQKKGTEYE